In Platichthys flesus chromosome 21, fPlaFle2.1, whole genome shotgun sequence, the following are encoded in one genomic region:
- the prdm14 gene encoding PR domain zinc finger protein 14 produces the protein MSVSLSTIPVVLKEKRFHAGMLKAPPARGFYHAPLPGPPPHYMDFFPHPTHGLLHHPLKQLGRLVSDTQASVPLDLQAGVPAFLGGQGGHHVSLLHEHMLSGSGIPYLSQMLPSGHPLCAKPEEMAAVVTEHAAGPLSSDFNNPSSDRSSSASSSSLNTSHPKEALLRYRGADLAPPKTRTSYNFSQDDLFMVLYGYSGSQERMGHALSGVALLENSVSESHILPLDKQTLELPEGLTVLQAAWENVSHCGVFTDKSSIAKGTRFGPFQGKLVNTSEIKTYDDNTLMWEVFENGRLSHFVDGRAGSGNWMSLVKCARFPEEQNLIAMQVQGQIFYEACKEVRPGQELLVWYGDCYMQFLGIPLTLKGSMEGPPAEDNGEGFKCDRCGKVFAYKYYRDKHLKYTRCVDQGDRKFPCHLCTRSFEKRDRLRIHILHVHEKHRPHKCSVCGKSFSQSSSLNKHMRVHSGERPYKCVYCNKAFTASSILRTHIRQHSGERPFKCKHCGKAFASHAAHDSHVRRTHARDKPFPCDLCGASFQEDLELKNHIKTHKNRQMLDTTVLPSTPGSGVQEDAVIPGKDTPTAHTKAGQNFPYTGLTVLNQEYRPWN, from the exons ATGTCGGtgtccctctccaccatccccgTCGTGCTGAAGGAGAAGCGCTTCCACGCCGGCATGCTCAAGGCCCCCCCGGCTCGGGGCTTCTACCACGCTCCGCTCCCCGGCCCCCCGCCTCACTACATGGACTTCTTCCCGCACCCGACGCACGGCCTCCTGCATCACCCGCTCAAACAGCTCGGCCGCCTGGTGTCGGACACCCAGGCATCCGTGCCGCTCGACCTGCAAGCCGGGGTGCCGGCGTTCCTTGGCGGCCAGGGCGGCCACCACGTCTCGCTGCTGCACGAACACATGCTGAGCGGCTCCGGGATCCCCTACCTGAGCCAGATGCTGCCCTCCGGACACCCTCTGTGCGCAAAGCCCGAGGAGATGGCCGCGGTGGTGACGGAGCACGCCGCCGGCCCGCTGTCCTCGGACTTCAACAACCCGTCCAGTGACAGGTCTTCCtcggcctcctcttcctccctgaacacatcacaccCCAAGGAGGCTTTGCTCCGGTACCGGGGCGCGGACTTGGCGCCTCCAAAGACGCGCACATCTTATAATTTCAGCCAGGATGACTTGTTTATGGTGCTTTATGGTTATTCTGGCAGCCAGGAGCGCATGGGTCACGCTCTATCTGGAGTGGCTCTGTTGGAAAACTCAG TTTCTGAGTCTCACATCCTCCCGCTGGACAAACAGACACTTGAACTTCCAGAAG GGTTAACGGTCCTCCAGGCTGCGTGGGAAAACGTGTCCCACTGTGGGGTCTTCACGGACAAGAGCAGCATCGCCAAGGGGACCCGGTTCGGACCTTTCCAGGGAAAACTCGTCAACACCAGCGAGATCAAGACATACGACGACAACACCCTGATGTGGGAG GTGTTCGAGAACGGCAGGTTGAGTCATTTCGTGGACGGCAGAGCAGGCTCCGGGAACTGGATGTCCCTGGTGAAGTGCGCCCGGTTCCCGGAGGAGCAGAACCTGATCGCGATGCAGGTGCAGGGTCAGATCTTCTACGAGGCCTGCAAGGAGGTGAGGCCGGGACAGGAGCTGCTGGTGTGGTATGGAGACTGCTACATGCAGTTCCTGGGCATCCCTCTCACCCTGAAGGGATCCATGGAGGGACCCCCCGCCGAAG ATAACGGAGAGGGCTTCAAGTGCGACAGGTGCGGGAAAGTGTTCGCCTACAAGTACTACAGAGACAAGCACCTCAAGTACACACGCTGCGTGGACCAGGGCGACCGGAAGTTCCCCTGTCACCTGTGCACCAGATCCTTCGAGAAGAGGGACAGACTGAGGATCCACATCTTACACGTGCACGAGAAACACAGGCCTCACAAG tgttcagtgtgtggaaAGAGTTTCTCCCAGTCGTCCAGCCTCAACAAACACATGCGTGTGCACTCTGGAGAAAGGCCGTACAAGTGTGTCTATTGTAATAAG GCCTTCACTGCCTCCAGTATTCTGCGCACTCACATCCGCCAGCACTCCGGAGAGCGGCCCTTCAAATGCAAGCACTGCGGGAAGGCCTTCGCCTCGCACGCCGCCCACGACAGCCACGTCCGGCGGACCCACGCCAGGGACAAGCCGTTCCCCTGCGACCTGTGCGGGGCCTCGTTCCAGGAGGACCTGGAGCTCAAAAACCACATCAAAACTCACAAGA acagacagatgttggACACCACAGTCCTTCCGTCCACTCCGGGCAGTGGAGTCCAGGAGGACGCCGTCATCCCGGGGAAGGACACCCCAACAGCTCACACCAAAGCCGGACAAAACTTCCCTTACACTGGTTTAACCGTTTTAAATCAGGAATACCGGCCCTGGAACTAG